One window of Pseudomonas sp. FP198 genomic DNA carries:
- the znuA gene encoding zinc ABC transporter substrate-binding protein ZnuA codes for MSRIFSLFVAFVAIFLLIGPARADVKILTSIKPLQLIAAAVQDGVAVPEVLLPPGASPHHYALRPSDVRKVQSVDLLYWIGPDMEGFLPRVLNGRTQPSVAVQDLPGLKLRHFAQDSASHEDEEHADEHDHDHRPGTVDAHLWLSPLNARVIAAKMAADLSAADPANAARYESNLKAFNQRLDALDARLKARLAGVAGKPYFVFHEAFDYFEDNYGLKHAGVFAVAAEVQPGAQHVAAMRTRLQAVGKTCVFSEPPLRPRLAETLVAGLPVKLAELDALGGYTPATAQGYEQLLEKLGNDLAGCLESL; via the coding sequence GTGTCCCGAATTTTTTCGCTCTTTGTCGCTTTTGTCGCAATATTTCTGCTGATTGGCCCGGCCCGGGCCGACGTCAAGATACTTACCAGCATCAAGCCGCTGCAACTGATTGCCGCCGCGGTACAGGACGGCGTGGCCGTTCCGGAAGTGCTGCTGCCCCCTGGCGCCTCGCCTCACCACTATGCGTTGCGGCCATCCGACGTACGGAAGGTGCAGTCGGTGGACCTGCTTTACTGGATCGGCCCAGACATGGAAGGTTTCCTGCCACGTGTGTTGAATGGTCGTACGCAGCCTTCCGTCGCCGTGCAGGATCTGCCGGGGCTCAAGTTGCGTCATTTCGCCCAGGACAGCGCGTCCCATGAGGACGAGGAGCATGCCGACGAACATGACCACGACCATCGTCCCGGCACCGTGGATGCCCACTTGTGGCTGTCGCCGCTGAACGCCCGGGTGATCGCCGCCAAAATGGCTGCCGACCTGAGCGCGGCGGATCCGGCGAACGCGGCCCGCTATGAAAGCAACCTAAAGGCTTTCAACCAGCGCCTCGATGCGTTGGACGCACGGCTCAAGGCGCGTCTGGCCGGGGTCGCAGGCAAGCCGTATTTCGTGTTCCACGAAGCGTTCGACTATTTCGAGGACAACTACGGCCTCAAGCACGCCGGGGTTTTTGCCGTGGCCGCCGAGGTCCAGCCCGGTGCCCAGCACGTGGCGGCGATGCGTACGCGCTTGCAGGCGGTGGGCAAGACTTGTGTCTTCAGCGAACCGCCGCTGCGTCCGCGCCTGGCCGAGACGCTGGTAGCCGGGCTGCCGGTGAAGCTGGCGGAACTGGATGCGCTCGGCGGCTACACCCCGGCGACGGCGCAGGGGTATGAGCAATTGCTGGAAAAGTTGGGGAATGATCTGGCGGGGTGCCTGGAGTCGTTGTAA